In the Brassica napus cultivar Da-Ae chromosome A7, Da-Ae, whole genome shotgun sequence genome, one interval contains:
- the LOC106358290 gene encoding glycosyltransferase BC10-like, which yields MKAVKGWRLCGTSYMQSLPGARHHRAPTTTRKPVWIIMAVVSLITMFVIGGYVFPHHRRAACYLFSSKGCKGLTDWLPPSPRELSDDEVAARVVIREILSSPRVIKKTSKIAFMFLTPGTLPFEKLWDLFFQGHEGKFSVYIHASKDTPVHTSRYFLNREIRSDEVVWGRISMIDAERRLLTSALRDPENQQFVLLSDSCVPLRSFDYMYNYMMYSNVSNVDCFDDPGPHGIGRHMDHMLPEIPKEDFRKGSQWFSMTRQHAVMTMADSLYYSKFRDYCGPGVESNKNCIADEHYLPTFFYMLDPGGIANWTLTYVDWSEGKWHPRTFMPEDVSHELLKNLTSIDAVSRVTSEGTGIVTWTQCMWNGIKRPCYLFGRKFHADALDKLMDLFPMYTSGFD from the exons ATGAAGGCAGTTAAAGGGTGGCGTCTATGCGGAACAAGTTATATGCAGTCTTTGCCTGGAGCTCGCCACCACCGTGCTCCTACTACAACAAGGAAGCCAGTATGGATCATCATGGCAGTGGTTTCTCTGATAACAATGTTTGTAATCGGTGGTTACGTGTTCCCTCACCACAGAAGAGCTGcttgttatttgttttcttctaaAGGATGCAAAGGGCTTACCGATTGGCTTCCACCTTCTCCTAGGGAGCTTTCTGATGACGAGGTTGCGGCTCGTGTGGTGATTAGGGAGATATTGAGCTCCCCTCGTGTTATAAAAAAGACTAGTAAGATTGCGTTTATGTTCTTAACTCCTGGGACTTTGCCTTTTGAAAAGCTGTGGGACCTCTTTTTCCAG GGTCATGAGGGGAAGTTTTCTGTGTATATCCATGCATCGAAGGATACGCCGGTTCACACCAGTCGTTACTTTCTTAACCGTGAAATTCGAAGTGATGAG GTGGTATGGGGTAGGATATCAATGATTGACGCTGAGAGACGTTTGTTGACAAGTGCTCTTAGAGATCCTGAAAATCAGCAATTTGTTTTACTCTCTGATAG tTGTGTGCCGCTTAGAAGTTTTGATTACATGTACAACTATATGATGTACAGCAATGTTAGCAATGTTGACTG CTTTGATGATCCTGGTCCACATGGAATCGGCAGGCATATGGATCACATGTTGCCCGAAATTCCAAAGGAAGATTTTAGAAAGGGTTCACAG TGGTTCTCCATGACGCGTCAGCATGCAGTCATGACTATGGCAGACAGTCTATACTACTCAAAGTTCCGGGACTACTGTGGG CCAGGTGTAGAGAGTAACAAGAACTGCATTGCTGATGAACACTACCTCCCAACATTCTTCTAT ATGCTTGATCCTGGTGGCATTGCTAACTGGACTCTTACATATGTTGATTGGTCTGAGGGAAAGTGGCATCCAAGAACATTCATGCCTGAAGATGTCTCACACGAGTTACTTAAAAACCTCACG TCCATCGACGCTGTTTCACGCGTAACAAGTGAAGGCACG gGAATAGTAACATGGACACAATGCATGTGGAACGGAATCAAAAGACCTTGCTATCTCTTTGGAAGGAAGTTCCACGCAGATGCTCTCGATAAACTGATGGATCTCTTTCCAATGTACACAAGTGGTTTTGATTGA